The Hippoglossus hippoglossus isolate fHipHip1 chromosome 19, fHipHip1.pri, whole genome shotgun sequence genome has a segment encoding these proteins:
- the LOC117753069 gene encoding 5-hydroxytryptamine receptor 3A-like — translation MVPVVFFIFIFLTGGMSSKNVCSYHDVLDYLNLTTDNNVFKLTRPVLDHTHHTRIQLDILLYAILAVIEKTQTFIPFIWATLQWNNELISWDPAQFCGITRITVPKDMLWRPDLLIYEMVQKDNSDRNPYLYVDHHGMVTYEEDMNVVSTCEMDVHKFPFDTQSCNITIGSAVHCIEEMRLFPSSNSSRATQFSREVMKSQGEWEFLHLSVSSYNFTFDNRLWEQLVYTFTIKRRPLLHVINFLLPILFFLSLDLASFFISDHRGEKLGFKVTVLLAISVLLLILNEILPSMSNKTPLIATYCIVIFALMLLSLLETILVVYLMEIDSEQRLKNDQEDKQEKVKSDDEKRSRRFCSCICKASEKETEMLPVAEEVSGCVQSRESRVLLLILDELQELKKTMSLHLSPREGGGGRFFLWATRINRAFFVFYITTVLLFLSLLFYEWKR, via the exons ATGGTgcctgttgttttcttcatcttcatcttcctcacag GTGGGATGTCCTCGAAGAACGTGTGCAGTTACCACGACGTCCTGGATTATCTGAACCTGACCACAGACAACAATGTGTTTAAACTGACCCGGCCCGTTCTGGACCACACGCACCACACCAGGATTCAACTGGACATCCTCCTGTACGCCATCCTGGCTGTG ATCGAGAAAACGCAAACTTTCATTCCCTTTATCTGGGCAACGCTG CAGTGGAACAATGAACTAATTTCATGGGACCCTGCTCAATTCTGTGGAATAACTCGGATTACAGTTCCTAAAGACATGCTGTGGAGACCAGATTTGTTAATCTATGAGAT GGTGCAGAAAGACAACTCCGATCGCAACCCGTACTTGTATGTAGACCACCATGGGATGGTCACGTATGAAGAGGACATGAACGTGGTCAGCACCTGTGAAATGGACGTGCACAAGTTCCCCTTCgacacacagagctgcaacATCACCATCGGCTCTGCAGTACACTGCA TCGAGGAAATGcgtctctttccttcctccaaCTCGTCCCGGGCCACTCAGTTTTCCCGCGAGGTGATGAAGAGTCAGGGCGAGTGGGAgttcctccatctgtctgtcagcagctaCAACTTCACCTTCGACAACCGACTGTGGGAGCAGCTCGTATACACT TTCACCATTAAGCGGCGGCCCCTCCTCCACGTCATCAACTTCCTGTTGcccatcctcttcttcctgagTCTGGATCTCGCCTCCTTCTTCATCTCGgaccacagaggagagaagctgGGATTCAAGGTCACTGTGCTGCTCGCCATCTCCGTCCTGCTGCTCATCCTGAACGAAATCCTGCCCTCCATGTCCAACAAGACTCCGCTCATAG CGACCTACTGCATTGTGATCTTTGCTCTGATGCTGCTCAGTCTGCTGGAAACCATATTGGTTGTATATCTGATGGAAATCGACTCCGAACAGAGGCTGAAGAACGACCAGGAGGACAAACAGGAAAAAGTCAAAAGTGACGACG agaagAGAAGTCGGCGCTTCTGTTCATGCATCTGCAAAGCGTCAGAGAAAGAGACTGAAATGCTGCCGGTGGCGGAGGAG gtcAGCGGATGTGTTCAGTCGAGGGAGTCTCGTGTTCTGCTCTTGATTCTGgacgagctgcaggagctgaagaaaACCATGAGTCTGCACCTCAGCcccagggagggggggggggggaggttctTCCTCTGGGCCACAAGAATCAACAGAGCGTTCTTCGTTTTCTACATCACCACCGTGTTGCTGTTTCTGTCCCTGCTCTTCTATGAGTGGAAGCGTTAG
- the LOC117753399 gene encoding 5-hydroxytryptamine receptor 3A-like, whose translation MMLFGSLLLLVFLTDDVRPEQNCSYQDVLNYLNMSRNNERFSMSRPVKNYRHTTPVHLEVVLYAILDVVEKEQKFIPYVWTVMRWNNEYISWDPNQFCGIDNVSLPAELLWKPDLTIVEMTEKDKAPPSPYLTINAKGDVEVQNVQVLVSTCRMQIYTFPFDIQSCNLTFKSVIHAAKDIRLRASDNSSEATEESREAMQTQYEWLFINMTVTPRNSTDLLSQDIIVYTIKMKRRSALYIVNFILPILFFLSLDLASFLMSDTGGEKLSFKITVLLAVTVLQLILNDILPSSSNRIPLIAVYCIGMFALMMLSLLETIVLMYLIEKDSAPRDNKKNRSLRDKCNQGKDNYNNCHEGETREMHSWTQCSSIFDVSGETPSELLSMTNERQSRKMVEDERVLEKVSDELREMEKTLSLILSSRRDEFKPGYWSTVAKRVNKVFFIFYVIVITVFLVYLFLMWKSE comes from the exons ATGATGCTCTTCggttctctcctcctgctcgtctTCCTCACCG atGACGTGCGCCCGGAGCAGAACTGCAGTTACCAGGACGTGTTAAACTACCTGAACATGAGCAGAAACAACGAGCGCTTCTCCATGAGCCGGCCTGTGAAAAACTACAGGCACACCACCCCGGTGCACCTGGAGGTTGTGCTCTACGCCATTCTAGATGTG GTTGAGAAAGAGCAGAAGTTCATCCCTTACGTTTGGACTGTCATG CGGTGGAACAACGAATACATTTCCTGGGATCCGAATCAGTTTTGTGGAATTGACAATGTTTCTCTGCCCGCTGAACTTTTGTGGAAGCCAGATCTCACTATTGTAGAAAT GACCGAGAAGGACAAAGCTCCTCCCAGTCCGTATCTCACCATCAACGCTAAAGGTGACGTGGAGGTTCAGAACGTCCAGGTGTTAGTCAGCACCTGCAGGATGCAAATCTACACGTTCCCCTTCGACATCCAGAGCTGCAACCTCACCTTCAAGTCCGTCATACACGCCG ctaAGGACATTCGGCTGCGAGCCAGTGACAACTCCTCAGAGGCCACCGAAGAGTCTCGGGAGGCGATGCAGACGCAGTACGAATGGTTGTTTATCAACATGACGGTCACACCCAGAAACTCCACAGATCTACTCAGCCAAGACATCATTGTTTACACT ATCAAAATGAAGAGGAGGTCGGCCCTCTACATCGTCAACTTCATCCTCcccatcctcttcttcctcagtctGGACTTGGCCTCCTTCCTGATGTCAGACACTGGCGGCGAGAAGCTGAGCTTTAAGATCACCGTGCTTCTCGCCGTCACCGTGCTCCAACTCATTCTCAATGACATTCTGCCTTCGTCGTCAAACAGGATCCCGCTCATAG CGGTTTACTGCATCGGGATGTTTGCTCTGATGATGCTCAGCCTCCTGGAGACGATTGTGCTGATGTATCTGATCGAGAAAGACTCGGCGCCACGagacaacaagaaaaacagaagtCTGAGGGACAAGTGTAACCAGGGCAAAGACAATTACAACAACTGTCATGAAGGTGAGACCAGAG AGATGCACTCATGGACTCAGTGCTCGAGTATCTTTGATGTATCTGGTGAAACTCCGTCTGAGCTGCTGTCTATGACCAACGAG CGTCAGAGCAGAAAGATGGTGGAGGACGAACGGGTCCTGGAGAAGGTGTCAGACGAGCtgagggagatggagaaaacTCTGAGTCTGATcctcagcagcaggagagacgAGTTCAAACCCGGCTACTGGAGCACAGTGGCTAAAAGAGTCAACAAAGTCTTCTTCATTTTCTACGTCATAGTGatcactgtgtttttagtttACCTCTTTTTAATGTGGAAATCCGAGTGA